In a genomic window of Strix aluco isolate bStrAlu1 chromosome 3, bStrAlu1.hap1, whole genome shotgun sequence:
- the C3H6orf58 gene encoding protein LEG1 homolog isoform X2: protein MNPPLSPLRGANQQGWIPSWKANAFHHLCFSGRLADPSHVTSCGYEGEDLLCISVRSWWSCMNYYLAVIPFLGAVEAGLFGQLQYEIEILPPEERRADFCYSVADCWSRIPKLMDDWKAYFEYLLSTEHKAMNPATSSFKLDHALHLMWRAHVASIAYALPKFQDSLKYLSDPEANFGEAWADAVDFIAATHFSTDLLTTNNFQAFLPQRMLVEGDVLPSISDFSPQQNRVLLSMRALHKANQLTGGLLLKLWQKVMSTEAGRKMGRKLIEYLASSKKFDPVEIYNDLKGADLTVPRFLRKSSSNID, encoded by the exons ATGAATCCTCCCCTGTCCCCGCTCAGGGGAGCAAACCAACAGGGCTGGATTCCAAGCTGGAAAG CTAAcgcctttcaccatctttgttTTTCAG GCAGATTAGCAGATCCTTCCCATGTGACTTCCTGTGGTTATGAAGGTGAAGACCTCCTGTGCATATCTGTAAGAAGCTGGTGGTCCT GTATGAATTACTACCTGGCTGTCATACCCTTTCTGGGGGCAGTGGAGGCTGGCCTCTTTGGGCAGCTGCAGTACGAGATAGAAATATTGCCCCCAGAGGAGAGAAGAGCTGATTTCTGCTATAGTGTTGCCGACTGCTGGTCTCGGATTCCCAAGCTAATGGATGACTGGAAGGCCTATTTTGaa TATCTGTTATCTACAGAACACAAAGCTATGAACCCTGCAACCTCCTCCTTCAAACTGGATCATGCCCTTCACCTCATGTGGAGGGCACACGTCGCCTCCATTGCTTACGCGCTGCCCAAGTTCCAGGACAG tttaaaatatctCTCTGATCCAGAAGCAAATTTTGGTGAAGCCTGGGCTGATGCTGTAGATTTCATTGCAGCCACACACTTCTCTACAGATTTACTGACCACAAATAACTTCCAAGCTTTCCTGCCCCAGAGGATGCTCGTGGAAGGAGATGTCCTCCCATCCATTAGTGACTTCAGTCCACAGCAAAACAGAGTCCTGCTTTCAATGAGAGCGCTTCACAAAGCTAATCAATTAACAG GAGGACTGCTGCTGAAACTCTGGCAAAAGGTAATGTCTactgaagcaggaagaaaaatgggCCGAAAACTGATTGAATACTTGGCTTCCAGCAAGAAGTTTGACCCGGTGGAAATATATAATGATTTGAAAGGAGCGGATTTGACAGTGCCCCGTTTCTTGAGAAAAAGCAGTTCCAACATTGATTGA
- the C3H6orf58 gene encoding protein LEG1 homolog isoform X1 yields MCPYFGIHALLIMTVTLSPATATAQSEEDATGEVVYPPLWDLAPENLLDFLVKNNKIIINAWNYQERLGVYKNLLNSSAKYFTAFGSQNFGNILWGLPLQHGWQFRTGRLADPSHVTSCGYEGEDLLCISVRSWWSCMNYYLAVIPFLGAVEAGLFGQLQYEIEILPPEERRADFCYSVADCWSRIPKLMDDWKAYFEYLLSTEHKAMNPATSSFKLDHALHLMWRAHVASIAYALPKFQDSLKYLSDPEANFGEAWADAVDFIAATHFSTDLLTTNNFQAFLPQRMLVEGDVLPSISDFSPQQNRVLLSMRALHKANQLTGGLLLKLWQKVMSTEAGRKMGRKLIEYLASSKKFDPVEIYNDLKGADLTVPRFLRKSSSNID; encoded by the exons ATGTGTCCCTACTTTGGCATACATGCTCTTCTTATAATGACTGTTACCCTGAGTCCAGCAACTGCCACAGCACAAAGTGAAGAAGATGCCACTGGAGAAGTTGTCTATCCCCCTCTGTGGGACCTTGCCCCTGAAAACCTACTGGATTTCCTAgtaaagaacaacaaaattatcATCAATGCTTGGAACTATCAAGAACGACTGGGAGTGTATAAGAACTTACTAAACTCTTCAGCCAAATATTTTACTGCCTTTGGATCCCAAAATTTTGGCAATATTCTATGGGGATTACCATTGCAGCATGGGTGGCAATTTCGTACAG GCAGATTAGCAGATCCTTCCCATGTGACTTCCTGTGGTTATGAAGGTGAAGACCTCCTGTGCATATCTGTAAGAAGCTGGTGGTCCT GTATGAATTACTACCTGGCTGTCATACCCTTTCTGGGGGCAGTGGAGGCTGGCCTCTTTGGGCAGCTGCAGTACGAGATAGAAATATTGCCCCCAGAGGAGAGAAGAGCTGATTTCTGCTATAGTGTTGCCGACTGCTGGTCTCGGATTCCCAAGCTAATGGATGACTGGAAGGCCTATTTTGaa TATCTGTTATCTACAGAACACAAAGCTATGAACCCTGCAACCTCCTCCTTCAAACTGGATCATGCCCTTCACCTCATGTGGAGGGCACACGTCGCCTCCATTGCTTACGCGCTGCCCAAGTTCCAGGACAG tttaaaatatctCTCTGATCCAGAAGCAAATTTTGGTGAAGCCTGGGCTGATGCTGTAGATTTCATTGCAGCCACACACTTCTCTACAGATTTACTGACCACAAATAACTTCCAAGCTTTCCTGCCCCAGAGGATGCTCGTGGAAGGAGATGTCCTCCCATCCATTAGTGACTTCAGTCCACAGCAAAACAGAGTCCTGCTTTCAATGAGAGCGCTTCACAAAGCTAATCAATTAACAG GAGGACTGCTGCTGAAACTCTGGCAAAAGGTAATGTCTactgaagcaggaagaaaaatgggCCGAAAACTGATTGAATACTTGGCTTCCAGCAAGAAGTTTGACCCGGTGGAAATATATAATGATTTGAAAGGAGCGGATTTGACAGTGCCCCGTTTCTTGAGAAAAAGCAGTTCCAACATTGATTGA